A single Panthera tigris isolate Pti1 chromosome A3, P.tigris_Pti1_mat1.1, whole genome shotgun sequence DNA region contains:
- the SOWAHC gene encoding ankyrin repeat domain-containing protein SOWAHC has translation MEGPVELSPEAVLRFLAERGGRARHAELVQHFRGSLGGEPEQRARARALFKELVNAVATVRTDPADGSKYVHLKKRFCEGPPQSEAAPSRDLPSISVTVEPESTSGAPRTPDGRVETQEGGLCPEVASPEASSGPDCEQSHGETPAAALGPPSLTGDTLSGPPLSGGARRKSSQREVQPSPRGPDPGPSEDLEPPPHGCEETDAGSSPGGGVTTPKSTRQNLRDLVMGSSPQLKRSVCPGGSSAGTSSGGGRGKGGGDSDSASVASSSAEEESSGGGSVTLDPLEHAWMLSASDGKWDSLEGLLTCEPGLLAKRDFITGFTCLHWAAKHGRQELLAMLVNFANKHQLPVNINARTSGGYTALHLAAMHGHVEVVKLLVGAYDADVDIRDYSGKKASQYLSQSIAEEIKNLVGALDEDDGESATGSGGGRWRLSKVLPSHLITYKLSHVLEDGGDHHHHHHHHHHHLTEGWAGGKAKDPGRKASGSSSGRIKPRLNKIRFRTQIIHTTPSFRDPEQLLEEGEEDRALKSHSSSFKLRPKSNVFG, from the coding sequence ATGGAGGGGCCCGTGGAGCTCAGCCCAGAGGCCGTGCTGCGTTTCCTCGCGGAGCGCGGGGGCCGGGCCCGACACGCCGAGCTGGTGCAGCACTTCAGAGGTTCTCTGGGCGGCGAGCCGGAGCagcgcgcccgcgcccgcgctcTCTTCAAGGAACTGGTCAATGCCGTGGCCACGGTGCGCACCGACCCTGCTGACGGCTCTAAGTACGTGCACCTTAAAAAGAGGTTCTGCGAGGGACCCCCCCAGTCAGAAGCTGCGCCCTCGCGTGACCTGCCCAGCATCTCGGTGACCGTAGAGCCAGAGTCCACTAGCGGCGCCCCAAGGACGCCCGACGGCCGGGTCGAGACCCAGGAAGGCGGCTTGTGCCCAGAGGTGGCGTCTCCCGAGGCGTCCTCGGGTCCAGACTGCGAGCAGAGCCATGGGGAGACACCGGCTGCCGCGCTTGGGCCGCCAAGCCTGACTGGCGACACCCTGAGCGGGCCGCCACTGAGCGGCGGGGCCcggaggaaaagctctcagcgCGAGGTCCAGCCTTCCCCCCGGGGACCGGACCCCGGGCCCAGCGAGGACCTAGAGCCCCCACCCCATGGCTGCGAGGAGACGGACGCGGGCAGCTCCCCCGGCGGTGGCGTCACCACCCCAAAATCTACGCGCCAGAACCTTAGGGACCTTGTGATGGGCAGCTCACCGCAGCTGAAGAGGAGCGTCTGTCCTGGGGGCAGCAGCGCGGGGACCTCCTCTGGGGGAGGACGCGGCAAAGGCGGGGGAGACTCAGACAGCGCATCCGTCGCTTCGTCGTCGGCAGAGGAGGAGAGCAGCGGTGGCGGCTCCGTGACGCTGGACCCTCTGGAACACGCCTGGATGCTCTCAGCCTCTGACGGCAAGTGGGATAGCCTGGAAGGGTTGCTCACCTGTGAGCCCGGCCTGCTGGCCAAGAGGGACTTCATAACTGGCTTCACCTGCCTGCACTGGGCCGCCAAGCATGGCAGACAGGAGCTCCTGGCCATGCTGGTCAACTTCGCTAACAAACACCAGCTGCCAGTGAACATTAACGCCAGGACGAGCGGAGGTTACACTGCCCTGCACTTAGCTGCCATGCACGGGCACGTGGAGGTGGTGAAGTTGCTGGTGGGGGCTTACGACGCAGACGTGGACATTAGGGACTACAGTGGGAAAAAGGCCTCTCAATACCTGAGTCAGAGCATCGCTGAGGAGATCAAGAACCTGGTGGGAGCCCTGGATGAGGATGATGGAGAGAGTGCCACTGGCAGCGGGGGTGGGCGATGGAGGCTTTCAAAGGTGCTGCCTTCACACCTCATCACCTACAAACTCTCACATGTCTTAGAGGATGGAGGggatcatcaccatcaccatcaccaccaccaccaccacttgaCTGAGGGATGGGCTGGAGGCAAAGCAAAGGATCCAGGTCGCAAGGCCTCCGGCAGCTCTAGTGGACGAATAAAACCCAGACTCAACAAAATCCGCTTCCGAACCCAGATCATCCACACTACACCCTCTTTCAGAGACCCAGAGCAGCtactggaggaaggagaggaggaccGGGCTCTTAAAAGCCACTCATCTTCATTCAAATTGAGACCGAAGTCCAATGTATTTgggtaa